In the Passer domesticus isolate bPasDom1 chromosome 4, bPasDom1.hap1, whole genome shotgun sequence genome, one interval contains:
- the YIPF7 gene encoding protein YIPF7 isoform X2: protein MSSFEQFHIDFYQSNYTIEDQEEGCNSYGSDKNLCESRKSPAEKQAFVPSDMLPSPPRYSGQILQPAYSPDTPPQLGYVDGLDEEPPLLEELGINFEHIWQKTLTVLNPMKPADGSIMNETDLTGPMVFCLALGATLLMAGKVHFGYVYGMSAMGCLAMHALLNLMSVSGVSHGCVASVLGYCLLPMVILSSSAVVFSLQGIPGTVLALFIIGWCSLSASKIFTSALAMEGQQLLIAYPCALLYGLFALLTVF from the exons ATGTCGAGTTTTGAGCAGTTTCACATCGACTTTTACCAGTCTAATTATACCATAGAGGACCAGGAAGAAGGTTGCAACAGCTATGGCTCAGACAAAAACCTCTGTGAAAGCAGAAA GAGCCCGGCAGAAAAGCAGGCTTTTGTGCCCTCAGACATGCTGCCATCCCCCCCGAGATACTCGGGGCAGATTTTGCAGCCAGCGTACAGTCCCGACACTCCTCCTCAGCTTGGTTATGTTGACGGACTTGACGAGGAACCACCTTTGCTAGAAG AACTTGGGATCAATTTTGAGCATATATGGCAGAAAACATTAACAGTTCTAAACCCAATGAAGCCTGCAGATGGCAGCATTATGAATGAGACAGACCTCACTGGACCTATGGTTTTCTGTTTGGCCCTTGGAGCAACATTGCTGATG GCAGGGAAAGTTCATTTTGGCTACGTGTATGGGATGAGTGCCATGGGGTGCCTTGCCATGCATGCCCTGCTCAACCTGATGAGCGTCTCAGGAGTCTCGCACGGCTGCGTCGCAAGCGTCCTGGGCTACTGCCTGCTGCCCATGGTCATCCTGTCCTCTTCTGCAGTTGTCTTCTCACTGCA GGGGATCCCAGGAACTGTGTTAGCTCTGTTTATTATTGGATGGTGCAGTTTGTCAGCCTCCAAAATTTTCACGTCTGCATTGGCTATGGAAGGACAGCAGCTCCTGATTGCATACCCATGTGCTTTACTTTATGGACTTTTTGCACTTCTAACAGTTTTCTGA
- the YIPF7 gene encoding protein YIPF7 isoform X4 — protein sequence MLPSPPRYSGQILQPAYSPDTPPQLGYVDGLDEEPPLLEELGINFEHIWQKTLTVLNPMKPADGSIMNETDLTGPMVFCLALGATLLMAGKVHFGYVYGMSAMGCLAMHALLNLMSVSGVSHGCVASVLGYCLLPMVILSSSAVVFSLQGIPGTVLALFIIGWCSLSASKIFTSALAMEGQQLLIAYPCALLYGLFALLTVF from the exons ATGCTGCCATCCCCCCCGAGATACTCGGGGCAGATTTTGCAGCCAGCGTACAGTCCCGACACTCCTCCTCAGCTTGGTTATGTTGACGGACTTGACGAGGAACCACCTTTGCTAGAAG AACTTGGGATCAATTTTGAGCATATATGGCAGAAAACATTAACAGTTCTAAACCCAATGAAGCCTGCAGATGGCAGCATTATGAATGAGACAGACCTCACTGGACCTATGGTTTTCTGTTTGGCCCTTGGAGCAACATTGCTGATG GCAGGGAAAGTTCATTTTGGCTACGTGTATGGGATGAGTGCCATGGGGTGCCTTGCCATGCATGCCCTGCTCAACCTGATGAGCGTCTCAGGAGTCTCGCACGGCTGCGTCGCAAGCGTCCTGGGCTACTGCCTGCTGCCCATGGTCATCCTGTCCTCTTCTGCAGTTGTCTTCTCACTGCA GGGGATCCCAGGAACTGTGTTAGCTCTGTTTATTATTGGATGGTGCAGTTTGTCAGCCTCCAAAATTTTCACGTCTGCATTGGCTATGGAAGGACAGCAGCTCCTGATTGCATACCCATGTGCTTTACTTTATGGACTTTTTGCACTTCTAACAGTTTTCTGA
- the YIPF7 gene encoding protein YIPF7 isoform X3 — protein MVVLGLALGLAGAGKKFKTSSRLSERQNVCKSPAEKQAFVPSDMLPSPPRYSGQILQPAYSPDTPPQLGYVDGLDEEPPLLEELGINFEHIWQKTLTVLNPMKPADGSIMNETDLTGPMVFCLALGATLLMAGKVHFGYVYGMSAMGCLAMHALLNLMSVSGVSHGCVASVLGYCLLPMVILSSSAVVFSLQGIPGTVLALFIIGWCSLSASKIFTSALAMEGQQLLIAYPCALLYGLFALLTVF, from the exons ATGGTGGTTctggggctggctttggggCTTGCAGGAGCAGGAAAGAAGTTCAAAACATCATCTAGACTTTCAGAAAGGCAGAATGTTTGCAA GAGCCCGGCAGAAAAGCAGGCTTTTGTGCCCTCAGACATGCTGCCATCCCCCCCGAGATACTCGGGGCAGATTTTGCAGCCAGCGTACAGTCCCGACACTCCTCCTCAGCTTGGTTATGTTGACGGACTTGACGAGGAACCACCTTTGCTAGAAG AACTTGGGATCAATTTTGAGCATATATGGCAGAAAACATTAACAGTTCTAAACCCAATGAAGCCTGCAGATGGCAGCATTATGAATGAGACAGACCTCACTGGACCTATGGTTTTCTGTTTGGCCCTTGGAGCAACATTGCTGATG GCAGGGAAAGTTCATTTTGGCTACGTGTATGGGATGAGTGCCATGGGGTGCCTTGCCATGCATGCCCTGCTCAACCTGATGAGCGTCTCAGGAGTCTCGCACGGCTGCGTCGCAAGCGTCCTGGGCTACTGCCTGCTGCCCATGGTCATCCTGTCCTCTTCTGCAGTTGTCTTCTCACTGCA GGGGATCCCAGGAACTGTGTTAGCTCTGTTTATTATTGGATGGTGCAGTTTGTCAGCCTCCAAAATTTTCACGTCTGCATTGGCTATGGAAGGACAGCAGCTCCTGATTGCATACCCATGTGCTTTACTTTATGGACTTTTTGCACTTCTAACAGTTTTCTGA
- the YIPF7 gene encoding protein YIPF7 isoform X1, translating to MIFSIIFPTRMSSFEQFHIDFYQSNYTIEDQEEGCNSYGSDKNLCESRKSPAEKQAFVPSDMLPSPPRYSGQILQPAYSPDTPPQLGYVDGLDEEPPLLEELGINFEHIWQKTLTVLNPMKPADGSIMNETDLTGPMVFCLALGATLLMAGKVHFGYVYGMSAMGCLAMHALLNLMSVSGVSHGCVASVLGYCLLPMVILSSSAVVFSLQGIPGTVLALFIIGWCSLSASKIFTSALAMEGQQLLIAYPCALLYGLFALLTVF from the exons ATGATATTTTCAATCATTTTTCCAACCAGAATGTCGAGTTTTGAGCAGTTTCACATCGACTTTTACCAGTCTAATTATACCATAGAGGACCAGGAAGAAGGTTGCAACAGCTATGGCTCAGACAAAAACCTCTGTGAAAGCAGAAA GAGCCCGGCAGAAAAGCAGGCTTTTGTGCCCTCAGACATGCTGCCATCCCCCCCGAGATACTCGGGGCAGATTTTGCAGCCAGCGTACAGTCCCGACACTCCTCCTCAGCTTGGTTATGTTGACGGACTTGACGAGGAACCACCTTTGCTAGAAG AACTTGGGATCAATTTTGAGCATATATGGCAGAAAACATTAACAGTTCTAAACCCAATGAAGCCTGCAGATGGCAGCATTATGAATGAGACAGACCTCACTGGACCTATGGTTTTCTGTTTGGCCCTTGGAGCAACATTGCTGATG GCAGGGAAAGTTCATTTTGGCTACGTGTATGGGATGAGTGCCATGGGGTGCCTTGCCATGCATGCCCTGCTCAACCTGATGAGCGTCTCAGGAGTCTCGCACGGCTGCGTCGCAAGCGTCCTGGGCTACTGCCTGCTGCCCATGGTCATCCTGTCCTCTTCTGCAGTTGTCTTCTCACTGCA GGGGATCCCAGGAACTGTGTTAGCTCTGTTTATTATTGGATGGTGCAGTTTGTCAGCCTCCAAAATTTTCACGTCTGCATTGGCTATGGAAGGACAGCAGCTCCTGATTGCATACCCATGTGCTTTACTTTATGGACTTTTTGCACTTCTAACAGTTTTCTGA